The stretch of DNA agcTCTGGCCGCTCGGAGCGCGCCGCCCCCGCGGGCCCGGACTCGCTCCGGCCGTGCTGCGCCACGGGCTCGAGTCGGTGCCGccgcagggctgggggtgcGGGGACCACGGCTACCGCACCCTCCGGCTGCAGCCCCCGGGGCACAACCCGCTGTCCGGAGCCCGGCGTCTGTCCCGGCGCCTTTCCCGGCCGAGGCCAGGGGAGCACTGGGCTGGCGGCCGCGGGCCGAGCCTGAGCCTGGACATCCCGCAGGGTTCCCGGCCTGGCAGGCccaggctgcccctgccctctgtgccctgccGGGGTTCTGCTGTCCCCCCGGGAGCCAGCGAGACGGTTCCCTGCACTGGGGTCTGCCACCGCTGCAGCCTCGCTGGCACAGTGCCATGTTCCCTTGCcaggctcctctcccagcccttgTGCCCAGCCATGCACACAGAGGCCACCGCAAACCTTTAGCTGCTGGGCAAAGCTGTTGGCTCCTCAGGGCAACTGGGAGATCTCCGTCTCTACCTCGTatctcacactctctctctgcACAGACAACCTCTGGAGCGACCAGAGCCTGGAGACAGACCCTGACCTTCCCCCAAGCTGGAGGAAAATCTGTGACTCTCTGGGTACCTATTACTGGCATGTGCCAACAGGCACGACACAGTGGCAGCACCCTGCACGCACCACCGGCCCAGGAGGGCACACGGAGGCTGATGGAGAGGAGACATTCCAGGGAAGGGTAGGGAATGTGGGCAGAGGTGTGACGGCTGGTGTTGGATTCCACCCCTGGCTGAATCCTGCTGAAGGGTCCTCTGGCCTGGTCAAGCCTCCCCTTGGAGCACCCCCTTTGTGTGACCCTGAAGTCCTGCTCAGCCCCATTCTGGGGTTAAGCCCTTTGAAAGGCTCCCAACAGGCCCCATCCTAGTTGGACTCATTTTGACTACCCAAGATGCTCACAAGCTTGTTGCTGCCCTGGGAGGGAGGGCTCCTATCTGGTGCTTCCTGACTGCCTCTCTTGCAGCTGTCACcccctttcctcttctctcccagGAATGCCAGGGCCGTGCAGCAAAGCACTCTGCAAAGGACCggcccattcccagccccatggGTTCACTGTCCCGGAGGTAGGGCTATTCTTGTGCTTTGCTGGCTTGTCTGTGGGGTGCCATTGATCCTTGACCAGCGCTGGGTGCTGGGCCCTGGTGCTCCCCCCCCCAGAGCAGACCCCCATGCTGAAACCAGCCGGGCCATGCTGGGCACCCCCATGCGAtgcttcccagctgctggttCCAGGGCATCCCGATTCTTCCCTGGGTGCCCCAGGAGAACGCAGAGGGAGCTTCCCCTAACTGTCCCATCCCTCTGCAGGCACTCACTGTCCTGGCATGGAGATGACTTCCAGCACGGCGCAGAGCCCGGCTCCAAGGTACCGCACCCGCCAGCTTCAGTGCCGCATCGTGGGCCGTGCTGGCACAAGAGGAGGGTGGCAACTGGCAGGGACGTGGACGGGAGCCAGAGCAGGGGTGACCACTCTGGCATGGTGAGGCTGTGCCAGTGGCACTGAAGCCCCTCGTGTCTCTGCTCAGTGTTTTGCTGTGCGCTCTCTGGGCTGGGTGGAGATCCCCGAGGAGGACCTGGCACCTGGCAAGAGCAGCATCGCCGTCAACAACTgcatccagcagctctccaaCAGCAAGGGCCAGGGTTCTGCAGAGAACCAGGGTGAGGTAAGAGCCTGGGACGGTGCTGCCAGGCAGCATCCCACCCCAGGGTCACTGTTGCTGAGGCTGGACCATGCTGGAGGGGAGCAGGTGATAGAGGCAACACTCTACACAAAGCATCCATTCCAGGTATAGAGCAGGGGGGTCTGACAGGCTGTTCCTTGGGAACAACGCCAGGATGCCTGGGTGGGTCCCTACACATGGGAATGGTAGCAGGCTGAAAGGAACAGGGCTGACCCCACAGCTGGGGTGGAGTAGACTGGTGGGGAAGGGGTTTGCCTACACAGGGGCTGGATGCTGGGGATGCACAAGCTGTCTGCGGGGCTGAGGGAACCACTGCCCCTCTTCAGGGCCAGGACCTAGTGATGATTCTGAAGAAGGACACCATGAGCCTGGTGGACCCCCTTGACCGCAGCCTCATCCACCGCCAGCCCATCCTCAACATCCGTGTCTGGGGTGTTGGCTGCAACAACGGCAGGTGCCAGGGGCAAGGCTAGAGCTAGGGGCCAGGGTGGTGGCTCTGCCCACTTGGGGGGAGGCACCCCAGCAGTGAcctgtcccctctcctccctcacGACTGCCACCACGGCTGCAGGGACAGGTAAGggtgcacagggctggggggcAGTACAGGCAGGGGGTTGCCTCTCTCGGGGTCTCACTGGCTTGCTCGTGGCCTTGCAGAGACTTCGCCTTTGTGGCCAGTGACAAGGACACCTGCGTCCTCAAGTGTCACGTCTTCCACTGCAATGTGCCTGCCAAGGGCATCGCCAAGGCTCTGCATGAGATGTGCTCCAAGGTGGGATGCAGGGCCTCCGGAGGGTGTGAGCACCGCCTGGGGATCTCGGGGGTGAGGGGAGGCTCCGGGACCCCCGTCTCTTGCAGATCGTGGCCGAGCGAGCTGTAGCGAGCAGCAGGCTGCCCCGCGCCGCCACGCTGGAGCCCATCTCTGCCGAGGACCTGCCGCTGCAAGGTACAGTCCCCCAGCACTGCCggctgctgcccctgcccacGGTCCGCCTTTGAGCCAGAGCCCTCTGGCTTGTCCGGCTATTTTCTCGCGGTCCTTGGGGATGGGGGGGGACCACACAGGGGTAGCCCCACCTCTCCCGTCCTTGCAGTGGATATCCTAGAAGCGGTGCGGCAGTCGATGCAGACGTACGAGGCGCTGTACATCGGCAGCCTGCCCGTGCCCAGGGCCATGGGTAAGCGCCGCTGCTTCCCCGCACCTGGGGGACGCCCAGGAAGCTCTCCCCTGCCGTGGGGCGGCCGGGCAGCCGTGCCCTGGGGCCCCCGCAGTCGGGGCCGATGGGATGGGGTGTCCCTCTCCCCAGGGATGGATGTGTTGAACGAGGCCATCGAGAAGCTGACGAGAAGCCCTGGGCGGGAGAACTGGACGCCCTCTCTCATCTACGTGTCCGACACGGCCATGAGGGTGCACCCGGCgcaggtggggaggggacagggggctGTGGCCGGAGAGGGCACGGCGCTGCCCCCGGCAGAGCGGACCTGGGGGTcagcagggctgcccaggcGGCGGCCAGGGCTGGATGGGCCCGCGGGGTCCCCGCAGGAACCCGAGGAGGCGGCGCACATCTGGGAGTGCCAGGTGCGGTACGTGACCTTCCTGGGGGTGGGCCGGGACGCGCACACCTTCGCGCTCATCGTGGACACGGGGCGACGCTTCCAGTGCGCGGCCTTCTGGTGCGAGCCCGACGCCGGCACCATCTCGGAGGCAGTGCAGGCCGCCTGCATGGTGAGCACCGGCGGCGCCGTGGCTGGAGACGCCCAGCCCCGGGGAGGGCGGGGGTGACGCCGGTGCCGAGTCCCCCCCGCGCTGCCTCTCGTGTCCCCGCAGGTGCAGTACCAGAAGTGCCTCGTGGCCGCCGCACCGGGGGCGAAGGCGAAGAGCGCGGctggccggggccgggccgggccggcggccGCGGAGGACGCTGCCCGCGGGGCGCCCAAGGCGGGGGGGGGCGGCGGAGGAGCGGGGACCGGGGCCCGCAAGCGGGGACTCTTCTCCTTCCTGGAGGTGTTCCGCCTCCGGCGGGCCCTCCTGCACAGCCCGtagcgggccgggccgggccggggccggggccggaaCCGCCGGGGAGGAGGCCCCGACCCCGACCCCGACCCcgaccccggccccggccccggccccgagcGCGGcccccggcggggcggggacaggcgcggccccgcccctcccgcccCTCCCCGCCTCACGGGCCggaaggggcggggccgggcgtgACGTGGCGGGATGGCGGAGTCCTACGTGAAGCCGGGTGAGGGGGCGCGGGGCGCGCGCGCGGCACTTCCGGTGCGGTGGGgcgggggggtcccggtgcGGGTCTGCCCGGGTGGGAGCGCGGGGCCGCGCCCGGGAATCCCGGGAGTCGCCTCCTCCGGGGGTCCGGGTGTGGGTGGACGTCGGGAGGGAAGTGCCGGGGGGTCCCGCCTGGCGCGGGGGTCCTCGGTTTCCTCCGGTCTCACCGCGCCCTTCACTGCTGCAGGGAACCAGGAGCGCGGCTGGAACGACCCCCCCCAGTTCTCGTACGGGCTGCAGGCGCAAGCCGGGGGCTCCCGCCGGACCCCGCTCACCCGCCgggcccccgccccgcccgcgggGGCGCCCCCAGGTCAGCACCGCGGAGTCCCCGCCTGTCCCTCACCCTACCCGGCCTCTCCCGGCGGAGATCCGGGGGCCGCTCCCCGCCGGCATCCGCGGGGAACTGCGGCACGACTCCCGCAACCGCGGTGCTGGGGGCGGCGGAGCCGGGGCTCTGCGTCCCCGTTCTGCGGGGCCCGGTGTCAGCCGGGTCCGAGCTGACCGGCTCGGCGCCTCTGCCCTGCAGGTGTCCCCCCGGAGCCGCCCAGTGCCCCCGCAGACCCCGCAGCGCCGCCCCCCCGGGCGCTGGGGCCGCCCCCGCAGGGTTCAGTCGGCGCTGCCCCGCGGGCCGAGGGCCGGCCGAGCGCGGCGTGCCCGGAGCAGGAGTGCAGCGTGTCCGCCGACGCCGTCCTCGCCCCGCTGCGGGCAGCCCTGGACGCCTGCCGGGCCACGGTGCAGGTGAGGCTGAGGCCCCTCCCGCCGCCTCTGACCCCGTGGTGCAGGAGGGGTGGCAGCCGgggcagccaggcaggggctgccgGTTTCCGGGAGACCTCAACGGGGAAGAGAGCCGCCccagagaaggggaagaaagcCATTCCCCTCACTGCCAGCTCGCCTCTGCTTCCAGAAACAAGTGTGCAATGACATCGGGCGGCGGCTGACAGTGCTGGAGGACGCGTGGGCTCAGGGGAAGCTGTCGGCACcagtgaggaagaggatgagCCTCCTGGTGCAAGGTATGGGGTGAAGGGGGCCGCAGCCGCCCCAGCAGCAGGCCCTGGGGCAGAGGCCCCCGCGGGACGCTGGATCCTGCTTCCCTGATGGGATCCCCTGTCCTGGCAGAGCTTCAGCAGCAGCGCTGGGACGCAGCTGATGAGATCCACCGCTCACTTATGGTGGACCACGTGAACGAGGTGAGCCAGTGGATGGTGGGCGTCAAGCGCCTCATCGCCGAGACGCGGGACCTGCCCACCGGAGAGACGGACGGCAGCGCTGACACCGAGCCCGCCGCGACCGAGCCGGAGCAGGAGGAGCCCTGACACCAGGGacggggctgtggactgtgagcggggcagcccctgcccagggcCACCGGCAGGAACAGggaccctgctgctggagggagtcTGGGCACCCCCTCTGCCTCCCAATCCTCATccaggaaaaggggattttaaTCATTGCGACATTTTAGTGGCGATTCATTATGTTTAATAAATAGCACCAACCTGCCCCCTCCCACGGCCTCCCTGAGGGTTCTGGCACTGACAGGTCCTGGGGCTCCTAGggtcagcaggagctgggattgcTGGTGAGGCCATGGGGATCGGGCCTTGGCAGGGTGGTCTTAGCCAACAGGATGTTAAGGAAAGAACGACGTGCACTGGCTGGCAAAGCTTGGCTCCTCATCCGGcagtggtgggggggggggggggggggggcggagcgctacagcagctccagagcccagccctgatGGGAAGCCTGACATGCCAAAAGCCCGCTGTGGCATGAGCATGAGGGTttgcagccacagccctggctcccatcctgctgggatcctGCTCCCATCTCCTGCTGTTCTGGCACAGCTCAGAGCCGAGTCTGGAACCCAAGAGACCTGGGTGACCTCAGGGACCCTGAGGTCCAGGGACAGCCACGTGCCCAGTCAGGTGTTAACTGAGCTTTCTCCCCATGTTCGTGGGATGGCCTCACCAGCTGCCTCCACCACAGCTGAGAACAGACCCCCAGGCCCTCACCACCCTCTACGTGCAGTGTCGCCCTCTGTAccctcctggtgctgctcaccTCCCCTCCCTGGGGGTGAGGACCCTGCTGAGCCCTGACAAAGACACACACCATGTTAGCACAGGGGTTTCACGGTGTTTATTGATCAAGCATGAGCTCCTAGGCAATTGCACCAGCCACTTGTGCTAGAGCCTGAGGTGTCACACGTCCATCCCCAGCATCAGAGagggctgcagccagctggTCACGGTGCCAGCACCTCCACGAGGCCCAGGAACAGGCCCAGCCATGGCCTGGAGACGGGGAGATGGAAACTCAGATGTCCATCTCAAACTGGTCTTGATCTGCAAGGGCACGGATGGATACAGGACCAGGGTTAGTTAGGAGGGGGCTGGCTTGGCAGACGTGGGCAGGCAAAGGGAGCAGAAGCTGGAactggggccaggctgggatctCGCCCTGTCCCATGCCCCAGGCAGGTGGTCCATGGGCAGGGGCCCGGGCTGCTCACCTGGCATGGCCTCTTGGCTCTCATTCCGCTCCTTGAGCTCCTCCAGCTTGACGAGGCTGGACTGGGCCAGGGATGTGACACCGGGGGTctggggcaggcagcagggaggggtcCTGGCCGCGGGTGAATTCTTGCACTCCAGCAGGAACTTGCGGTCGCAGATGATGCGGGTACCTGCCAAAAGCGGGGGCTGTCAGGCACTGCTGGCCCTGGCCACCCCCACCCCTGAGCGTctcagcccagagcagggggtGGGACCCAGTGCTTGGCCACGGCTCATGGACACATCTGGCTCTGGAGCCACCACATCTGGCTTCCCAAAAGGCAGCCTGTGACACCCATCCTGCCCAGCA from Cinclus cinclus chromosome 14, bCinCin1.1, whole genome shotgun sequence encodes:
- the APBB3 gene encoding amyloid-beta A4 precursor protein-binding family B member 3 → MLGKDYMLAIVLVNCDDNLWSDQSLETDPDLPPSWRKICDSLGTYYWHVPTGTTQWQHPARTTGPGGHTEADGEETFQGRECQGRAAKHSAKDRPIPSPMGSLSRRHSLSWHGDDFQHGAEPGSKCFAVRSLGWVEIPEEDLAPGKSSIAVNNCIQQLSNSKGQGSAENQGEGQDLVMILKKDTMSLVDPLDRSLIHRQPILNIRVWGVGCNNGRDRDFAFVASDKDTCVLKCHVFHCNVPAKGIAKALHEMCSKIVAERAVASSRLPRAATLEPISAEDLPLQVDILEAVRQSMQTYEALYIGSLPVPRAMGMDVLNEAIEKLTRSPGRENWTPSLIYVSDTAMRVHPAQVGRGQGAVAGEGTALPPAERTWGSAGLPRRRPGLDGPAGSPQEPEEAAHIWECQVRYVTFLGVGRDAHTFALIVDTGRRFQCAAFWCEPDAGTISEAVQAACMVQYQKCLVAAAPGAKAKSAAGRGRAGPAAAEDAARGAPKAGGGGGGAGTGARKRGLFSFLEVFRLRRALLHSP
- the SRA1 gene encoding steroid receptor RNA activator 1 encodes the protein MAESYVKPGNQERGWNDPPQFSYGLQAQAGGSRRTPLTRRAPAPPAGAPPGVPPEPPSAPADPAAPPPRALGPPPQGSVGAAPRAEGRPSAACPEQECSVSADAVLAPLRAALDACRATVQKQVCNDIGRRLTVLEDAWAQGKLSAPVRKRMSLLVQELQQQRWDAADEIHRSLMVDHVNEVSQWMVGVKRLIAETRDLPTGETDGSADTEPAATEPEQEEP